One window of the Brevibacterium limosum genome contains the following:
- a CDS encoding LCP family protein: MLRAAAASGASAAGVAAAASSNTQDEPGTGSHRGSAHDAPRTFAGDESAASARDSHDSDRSDDGADRASAPTTRRDARQQRSAESRSRGRKSASGARAARKAAGAGTTAASARRTSAGTTSEGANSTSDGKSTGRAPGRARRHSSRLGETFPSLVGWTSLSTLLPGVGLLRTRFRPAGLVVFGLFVLTLLVGLVYLLVKGPVRAVATVVASPSLLNFLAIAAVLVAVIWILVMIVSHLGLRRGHRYRPWQNKLAGVLVVSLALIIGIPLGVGSVFARVQSDTVASLFGDSTGKSESAEDLWADKPYINVFLMGRDNGDDREGTRPDTMLVASIDTKTGNAALISVPRNLAFPVFPEGSELEEAWPDGFRPSGDSSQDLINAVWQWGEQNPDQIGNPHGLEPGMWATMQAVEGSLGLKLDYWSSVDMAGFEDVVDAIGGVKIDVERPIPMGGGKSMSGVKNDVYGWVDPGPQTLKGKDALWYVRSREGSDNYDRMCRQQRMLKTTLEQVDPQEIATAYPKLANSATRNIATSIPQNEIPAFIELAMMMQKGDVTTVQINNDVTPTYDPDYDVLHDWILGEVKGASDGEETPKPTNDGSKSQESEDSADSAEGSAAEDTATDEPADSADASTDEAGAEADATEAATPGEPNAEGKCYPKGFKPGDDFPGYPGPNGGTGEQG, encoded by the coding sequence ATGCTGCGCGCTGCCGCCGCCAGTGGGGCTTCGGCAGCCGGAGTGGCCGCCGCAGCAAGCTCGAACACACAAGACGAACCGGGCACCGGATCACATCGTGGTTCCGCGCACGACGCCCCGCGCACATTCGCGGGTGACGAATCGGCCGCCTCGGCGAGGGATTCCCACGACTCCGACCGTTCGGACGACGGTGCCGACAGAGCCTCCGCTCCGACGACGCGCCGCGATGCCCGTCAGCAGCGCTCAGCCGAGTCCCGGAGCCGAGGCCGGAAGTCGGCGTCCGGAGCACGGGCAGCCCGGAAGGCGGCCGGCGCGGGAACCACAGCTGCCTCTGCCAGGAGAACATCTGCCGGAACGACGTCCGAGGGCGCGAACTCGACATCCGACGGGAAGTCGACCGGTCGCGCACCGGGACGGGCACGCCGTCATTCCTCCCGCCTCGGCGAGACGTTCCCCAGCCTCGTCGGCTGGACTTCGCTGAGCACCCTCCTGCCCGGAGTCGGACTGCTGCGCACACGCTTCCGGCCCGCGGGTCTCGTCGTGTTCGGGCTCTTCGTTCTCACTCTGCTCGTCGGTCTCGTCTATCTGCTGGTCAAGGGACCGGTTCGCGCGGTCGCCACTGTCGTCGCCAGTCCCTCGCTGCTGAACTTCCTCGCCATTGCCGCCGTGCTCGTGGCCGTGATCTGGATCCTCGTGATGATCGTGTCCCACCTCGGGCTGCGCCGCGGGCACCGATACCGGCCCTGGCAGAACAAGCTGGCTGGCGTCCTCGTCGTCTCCCTGGCGCTCATCATCGGCATCCCGCTGGGCGTCGGCTCCGTCTTCGCCAGGGTCCAGTCCGACACGGTGGCCAGCCTCTTCGGCGACAGCACCGGGAAGTCCGAGAGTGCCGAGGACCTGTGGGCGGACAAGCCCTACATCAACGTCTTTCTCATGGGCCGCGACAACGGCGACGACCGTGAGGGCACCCGCCCGGACACGATGCTCGTGGCCTCCATCGACACGAAGACCGGCAATGCCGCGCTCATCTCCGTCCCCCGGAACCTCGCGTTCCCGGTCTTCCCCGAAGGCAGCGAACTCGAAGAAGCCTGGCCCGACGGATTCCGCCCCTCCGGTGACTCGTCCCAAGACCTCATCAACGCCGTGTGGCAGTGGGGCGAACAGAACCCCGACCAGATCGGCAACCCGCACGGACTCGAACCGGGGATGTGGGCGACGATGCAGGCCGTTGAAGGCTCTCTGGGCCTCAAACTCGACTATTGGTCCTCGGTCGACATGGCCGGGTTCGAAGACGTCGTCGACGCTATCGGCGGAGTGAAGATCGACGTCGAACGCCCGATCCCCATGGGCGGCGGAAAGTCGATGTCGGGTGTGAAGAACGATGTCTACGGCTGGGTCGATCCGGGTCCGCAGACGCTCAAAGGAAAGGACGCACTCTGGTACGTCCGCTCCCGCGAAGGCAGCGACAACTACGACCGCATGTGCCGCCAGCAGCGCATGCTCAAGACCACGCTCGAGCAGGTCGACCCGCAGGAGATCGCCACGGCGTATCCGAAGCTCGCGAACTCCGCGACGCGGAACATCGCCACCTCGATTCCGCAGAACGAGATCCCGGCGTTCATCGAACTCGCCATGATGATGCAGAAGGGAGACGTCACCACGGTGCAGATCAACAACGACGTCACCCCCACCTACGATCCCGACTACGACGTCCTCCACGACTGGATCCTCGGCGAGGTCAAGGGCGCTTCCGACGGCGAGGAGACCCCGAAGCCGACGAACGACGGCAGCAAGTCCCAGGAGTCCGAGGACAGCGCGGACTCGGCTGAGGGCAGCGCCGCTGAGGACACGGCCACCGACGAACCCGCCGATTCCGCGGATGCTTCCACCGATGAGGCCGGCGCCGAGGCGGACGCCACCGAAGCGGCGACGCCGGGTGAGCCCAACGCCGAAGGCAAGTGCTACCCGAAGGGGTTCAAGCCCGGTGACGACTTCCCCGGCTACCCCGGACCCAACGGCGGAACCGGCGAGCAGGGGTGA
- a CDS encoding NAD-dependent succinate-semialdehyde dehydrogenase, whose protein sequence is MSNYRVQNPATGQVLETFPEATDAEIESTVTAAHTAYLTWKDTDIQERAGIVRRAAEIFHERKDELAKTISAEMGKSYAESVDEVEFAADIIDYYGVHGPSLATDYQIPSTIPGTARIEALPIGALLGVMPWNFPYYQVARFAAPNLVLGNTIMLKHADICGRSALLIEDISRAAGVPEGGYSHLFANHDQIAAIVADPRVQGVSLTGSERAGAIIGAQAGQNLKKAVLELGGIDPMVVLDADDVAAVAREAWEFRTYNAGQVCNSNKRLIVMDDIYDDFVAELVRLGSGLTPGDPANLGEGEYVPLSSRAAAETVDAQVRKAVSEGARVLIGGELGEGPAAYYAPTVLVDVPRDSESYGEEIFGPVATVYRVASDEEALELANDCALGLGGSVFSTDEGRADRVAARLEVGMTHVNTIAAEAAEIPFGGVKRSGFGREMGPIGMGEFVNKRLHFIAK, encoded by the coding sequence ATGTCGAACTATCGCGTCCAGAATCCCGCGACCGGGCAGGTCCTCGAGACCTTCCCCGAGGCCACGGACGCTGAGATCGAGTCCACCGTCACCGCCGCTCACACCGCGTACCTGACGTGGAAGGACACTGATATCCAGGAACGGGCGGGGATCGTGCGCCGAGCCGCGGAGATCTTCCACGAACGCAAGGACGAGCTCGCGAAGACGATCTCTGCCGAGATGGGCAAGTCCTATGCCGAGTCCGTCGACGAGGTGGAGTTCGCCGCCGACATCATCGACTACTACGGAGTCCACGGTCCCAGCCTGGCCACGGACTATCAGATCCCGTCGACGATTCCGGGCACTGCTCGGATCGAGGCTCTGCCGATCGGCGCACTGCTGGGTGTGATGCCGTGGAACTTCCCCTACTACCAGGTGGCCCGGTTCGCGGCCCCGAATCTCGTGCTGGGCAACACGATCATGCTCAAGCACGCCGACATCTGTGGACGTTCGGCGCTGCTCATCGAAGACATCTCCCGCGCCGCCGGTGTGCCTGAGGGCGGATACTCGCACCTGTTCGCCAACCACGACCAGATTGCTGCGATCGTCGCGGACCCGCGGGTGCAGGGCGTGTCTCTGACCGGATCGGAACGTGCCGGTGCGATCATCGGGGCCCAGGCCGGCCAGAACCTCAAGAAGGCCGTGCTCGAGCTCGGCGGGATCGATCCGATGGTCGTTCTCGACGCCGACGATGTCGCCGCGGTCGCCCGCGAGGCCTGGGAGTTCCGGACGTACAATGCCGGGCAGGTGTGCAATTCGAACAAGCGGCTGATCGTCATGGATGACATCTATGACGACTTCGTCGCCGAACTCGTCAGGCTCGGCTCCGGGCTCACCCCGGGTGACCCGGCGAACCTCGGTGAGGGCGAGTATGTGCCGCTGTCGTCCCGTGCTGCCGCGGAGACGGTTGATGCGCAGGTGCGTAAGGCAGTGTCCGAAGGTGCCCGGGTGCTCATCGGCGGGGAGCTGGGTGAGGGTCCGGCTGCGTATTATGCGCCGACGGTGCTCGTCGACGTGCCCAGGGATTCCGAGTCGTATGGGGAGGAGATCTTCGGCCCCGTGGCTACCGTGTATCGGGTGGCCAGCGACGAGGAGGCTCTCGAACTGGCCAATGATTGCGCCCTCGGACTGGGTGGTTCGGTGTTCTCGACCGATGAGGGGCGTGCCGATCGGGTGGCCGCTCGGTTGGAGGTCGGGATGACGCACGTGAACACGATTGCCGCGGAGGCTGCGGAGATCCCGTTCGGTGGAGTGAAGCGGTCCGGGTTCGGTCGCGAGATGGGTCCGATCGGAATGGGCGAGTTCGTCAACAAGCGCCTCCACTTCATCGCGAAATAG
- a CDS encoding short chain dehydrogenase — translation MKILLVGSGGHVGGVARDEFEQRGHDVICATRSTDPGVDTSDAESISNLLRSVGTVDAIVIAVGAAAFKPVTELTREDYVAAFTSKTLGQIEFVTQGLDHLTDGGSITFVTGVLSREPIPTASAAAMANGAVESFVISAAPELPRGIRINAVSPNVLANSPHYHDAFAGMTPVTDEAVANAFVRSVEGNVTGRILTV, via the coding sequence ATGAAGATTCTGTTGGTAGGATCCGGCGGGCATGTCGGAGGCGTGGCACGCGACGAATTCGAACAGCGCGGTCACGACGTCATCTGCGCCACCCGCTCGACCGACCCGGGAGTCGACACCTCGGATGCCGAATCGATCTCGAACCTTCTGCGGTCGGTCGGCACCGTGGATGCGATCGTCATCGCCGTTGGTGCGGCTGCATTCAAGCCGGTCACCGAACTCACCCGCGAGGACTACGTCGCAGCATTCACCTCGAAGACACTCGGGCAGATCGAATTCGTCACCCAGGGTCTCGATCACCTGACCGATGGCGGTTCGATCACTTTCGTCACCGGAGTGCTCAGCCGCGAGCCCATTCCGACTGCCTCCGCTGCGGCCATGGCCAACGGCGCAGTCGAATCATTCGTCATATCTGCAGCGCCCGAGCTTCCGCGCGGGATCCGCATCAACGCGGTCAGCCCGAACGTACTCGCGAACTCTCCGCACTATCACGACGCCTTCGCCGGAATGACCCCGGTGACTGACGAGGCGGTGGCGAATGCCTTCGTGCGCTCTGTCGAAGGCAACGTCACCGGTCGCATCCTGACCGTCTGA
- a CDS encoding GntR family transcriptional regulator, which translates to MKPLETERGATDRVSSRRPASNTERRQRVIDEIKRRIVLGELTPGERIIEADLTSSLDVSRPTAREALNQMARDGFLIQEAYRGLRVANIEVDSMLEIARVRVALDAEAIDEILDDSTGERMARLEEIWERFESESSEADPLAVHEAHIRFHRGIWEAADNYLLMRIWPVVEAQMTIILAYDQFTRRDSGRAHAIHAALMRAIRSGDRSRIRTALDVHTMDSAQELALLVSGAADKD; encoded by the coding sequence GTGAAGCCGCTGGAGACAGAGAGAGGCGCGACAGACCGTGTATCCTCGCGTCGTCCCGCGTCGAACACCGAGCGCCGACAGCGCGTGATCGACGAGATCAAGCGTCGCATCGTGCTCGGCGAGCTCACTCCCGGGGAGAGAATCATCGAGGCCGACCTGACCTCATCGCTCGACGTCAGCCGCCCCACCGCTCGGGAGGCGCTCAACCAGATGGCTCGCGACGGTTTCCTCATCCAAGAGGCCTACCGGGGCCTGCGGGTAGCGAACATCGAGGTCGATTCGATGCTCGAGATCGCTCGCGTTCGCGTCGCCCTCGACGCAGAAGCCATCGACGAGATCCTCGATGACTCCACGGGGGAGCGGATGGCTCGCCTCGAGGAGATCTGGGAGCGCTTCGAAAGTGAAAGCAGCGAAGCCGACCCGCTCGCCGTCCATGAGGCGCACATCCGATTCCACCGCGGCATCTGGGAAGCCGCGGACAACTATCTGCTCATGCGCATCTGGCCGGTCGTCGAAGCTCAGATGACGATCATCCTCGCCTACGACCAGTTCACCAGACGAGATTCCGGACGTGCCCACGCCATCCACGCAGCGCTGATGCGCGCGATCCGCAGCGGCGACCGCAGCCGCATCCGCACCGCGCTCGATGTCCACACGATGGACAGCGCGCAGGAGCTCGCCCTCTTGGTCTCCGGCGCCGCCGACAAGGACTGA
- a CDS encoding NAD(P)/FAD-dependent oxidoreductase: MRTVIVGGGVVGLTTAYELARRGHDVTVIEAGRCGAGASHGNAAKIAIAESTPVPAPGVLLQGIRWMLKPDSPLSIRPSLAPGYLKFLLQMATHCNARDFEAGLDLHLRLGEDANDLFDEYQTQGIDFEMHDRGVLLAFETRERFDEHCASLPAFEAAGHRPQRLHDDEVREAEPALSDRIRHGLFFPADRQIEPDSLTAGLLAKLADLGVVVRENTRVGRFIRSGDAVTAVVTADAEVISTDALVIAAGVPSGAMAAELGQKLPIYSGKGYSIDYSPAPIQLRTSLTLEDARVAVTPLDGMLRLAGTMEFGSKDDGVNDVRVGAIRRSAQEAFRDWGEGAGEQAPWAGSRPMTPDGLPAIGRIDSVNNAYINSGHSMLGLTLAPGSARLLAGLITDGGSTLPDDLLDRVSPNRF; the protein is encoded by the coding sequence ATGAGGACTGTCATCGTCGGAGGAGGCGTGGTCGGGCTGACCACGGCCTATGAGCTGGCCAGGCGCGGCCATGACGTCACCGTCATCGAAGCCGGACGCTGCGGAGCCGGCGCCTCCCACGGAAACGCCGCGAAGATCGCCATCGCCGAGAGCACCCCGGTCCCGGCCCCCGGGGTTCTGCTCCAGGGAATTCGGTGGATGCTCAAACCCGACAGCCCGCTGTCGATCCGCCCGTCGCTTGCTCCCGGCTACCTCAAGTTCCTGCTGCAGATGGCCACACACTGCAACGCGCGTGACTTCGAAGCCGGGCTGGACCTCCACCTCCGCCTCGGCGAAGACGCGAACGACCTCTTCGACGAGTATCAGACTCAAGGGATCGACTTCGAGATGCACGACCGCGGTGTGCTGCTGGCCTTCGAGACTCGGGAGCGCTTCGACGAACACTGCGCGAGCCTGCCCGCGTTCGAGGCCGCAGGCCACCGACCGCAGCGACTGCACGATGACGAGGTCCGCGAGGCCGAACCGGCACTGAGCGACCGGATCCGCCACGGTCTCTTCTTCCCCGCCGACCGGCAGATCGAACCCGACTCCCTGACGGCGGGCCTGCTCGCGAAACTCGCTGATCTCGGCGTCGTCGTGCGGGAGAACACCCGTGTCGGACGCTTCATCCGCTCCGGCGACGCCGTGACCGCCGTTGTCACCGCAGACGCCGAGGTCATCAGCACCGACGCGCTCGTCATCGCCGCAGGGGTCCCCTCGGGTGCCATGGCGGCCGAACTCGGGCAGAAGCTCCCGATCTACTCGGGCAAGGGCTACAGCATCGACTACTCACCGGCCCCGATCCAGCTGCGCACATCACTGACACTCGAAGACGCTCGCGTCGCCGTCACACCGCTCGACGGCATGCTCAGGCTGGCCGGCACGATGGAGTTCGGCAGCAAAGACGACGGGGTCAACGACGTCCGTGTCGGCGCGATCCGCCGGTCTGCTCAAGAAGCTTTCCGCGACTGGGGCGAGGGCGCCGGCGAACAGGCCCCGTGGGCCGGGTCGCGGCCCATGACCCCGGACGGCCTCCCCGCCATCGGCCGGATCGATTCCGTGAACAATGCGTATATCAACTCCGGACACTCGATGCTCGGCCTGACACTGGCACCCGGCTCTGCCCGGCTGCTCGCCGGACTCATCACCGACGGCGGTTCGACTCTGCCCGACGACCTTCTCGATCGCGTGTCCCCGAACCGCTTCTGA
- a CDS encoding dihydrodipicolinate synthase family protein, with translation MTTQQFTGVLAAVVTPFTADGSAIDVDGIRRQVDHIVAGGVHGLVPGGSTGEFTALTVEERKASNRAYIDAAAGRVPVVAGTGALNTAETIELTRDAKDAGADAVMIVPPFYDAPDFDALIAHYASVTEAVDIPIMYYNIPAATGVELSAEQLGELGRRTGATSYKDTGGDFPKFTEVRFDQAEDIQALNGWDTLTFAAFALGAEAGVWGAASIIPGLCAELYQAVVVDKDLDRGRELWAKINPICVFLESHNYAGAIKTGTALVGVDAGPTRSPILPLADEYVDELRGLLRDAGVTVVA, from the coding sequence ATGACCACACAGCAGTTCACCGGCGTCCTCGCCGCCGTCGTCACCCCGTTCACCGCCGACGGATCGGCCATCGACGTCGACGGCATCCGCCGCCAGGTCGATCACATCGTCGCAGGCGGAGTCCACGGCCTCGTGCCCGGCGGATCCACCGGGGAATTCACAGCCCTGACCGTCGAAGAGCGGAAAGCCTCCAACCGCGCCTACATCGACGCCGCGGCGGGACGCGTGCCTGTCGTCGCCGGCACCGGAGCCCTGAACACGGCTGAGACGATCGAGCTCACGCGCGACGCGAAAGACGCCGGTGCCGACGCCGTGATGATCGTCCCGCCCTTCTACGACGCTCCCGACTTCGACGCTCTCATCGCCCACTACGCGTCCGTCACCGAGGCGGTCGACATCCCGATCATGTACTACAACATCCCGGCCGCGACCGGGGTGGAACTCAGCGCCGAACAGCTGGGCGAGCTCGGCCGTCGCACAGGGGCGACCAGCTATAAGGACACTGGCGGAGACTTCCCGAAGTTCACCGAGGTCCGATTCGACCAGGCCGAGGACATCCAGGCGCTCAACGGCTGGGACACACTGACCTTCGCCGCCTTCGCCCTCGGTGCAGAAGCGGGAGTTTGGGGCGCCGCCAGCATCATCCCCGGTCTCTGTGCCGAGCTCTATCAGGCCGTCGTCGTCGATAAGGACCTCGATCGCGGTCGCGAGCTGTGGGCGAAGATCAATCCGATCTGTGTCTTCCTCGAGTCGCACAACTATGCTGGTGCCATCAAGACGGGAACGGCTCTCGTCGGCGTCGACGCCGGCCCGACCCGGTCGCCGATCCTGCCGCTGGCCGACGAATACGTCGACGAGCTGCGCGGTCTGCTCCGTGACGCAGGCGTCACAGTCGTCGCCTGA
- a CDS encoding proline racemase family protein, with product MKNRQIIQAVDVHAAGEPGRVLLGSNLRVKGSTMAEKLRYCEQNLEAFRTLILQEPRGYPGLCSPIVVAATDPSCDFGMIVMEQGGFKPMSGSNLICTVTALVETGSVDVTEPVTELRVDTAAGVVTARAEVVDGRAKKVTFDNVPAFVHGLDLPLDVPGYGTVPVDVVFGGQFYVQTAAENLGVDLEAENAKEIIRAGSVLLQAANEAFDVRHPLIPEIDRIGLPMLHGPARTAGTDGRNAVVLPSGVVALDDPSTWTGTLDRSPCGTGTSGRVAAKHARGELAVGQEFVHESMMGTTFTAEVKETTTLEGLPAVIPSISGRGWITGFQQLVVEADDPFPAGYTVGDIWGRGVGRTTAGTDG from the coding sequence GTGAAGAACAGACAGATCATCCAAGCCGTCGATGTCCATGCCGCGGGAGAACCGGGCCGAGTCCTCCTCGGCTCGAACCTGAGGGTCAAGGGTTCGACCATGGCCGAGAAGCTGCGCTACTGCGAACAGAATCTCGAGGCTTTCCGAACCCTCATCCTGCAGGAGCCGCGCGGCTATCCGGGTCTGTGTTCGCCGATCGTCGTCGCTGCGACGGATCCCAGCTGTGACTTCGGGATGATCGTCATGGAGCAGGGCGGGTTCAAACCGATGTCCGGGTCGAATCTCATCTGCACTGTCACGGCCCTGGTCGAAACCGGCTCCGTCGACGTCACCGAGCCTGTCACCGAGCTGCGTGTCGACACGGCGGCAGGTGTCGTGACCGCTCGCGCAGAGGTGGTCGACGGCCGTGCGAAGAAGGTCACTTTCGACAATGTGCCGGCCTTCGTCCACGGACTGGATCTGCCTCTTGACGTGCCGGGCTACGGAACGGTCCCCGTCGATGTCGTCTTCGGGGGCCAGTTCTACGTGCAGACCGCGGCGGAGAACCTCGGAGTGGATCTGGAAGCGGAGAATGCGAAAGAGATCATCCGGGCGGGCAGCGTGCTGCTGCAGGCGGCGAACGAGGCGTTCGACGTCCGGCATCCGCTCATCCCGGAGATCGACAGGATCGGGCTGCCGATGCTCCACGGACCCGCCCGGACCGCCGGCACCGATGGTCGCAATGCCGTCGTGCTGCCCAGCGGCGTCGTCGCTCTCGACGACCCGAGTACGTGGACGGGCACCCTCGACCGTTCTCCGTGCGGAACAGGCACGAGTGGTCGCGTGGCCGCCAAACATGCTCGCGGTGAGCTCGCTGTGGGGCAGGAGTTCGTCCACGAATCGATGATGGGAACGACGTTCACCGCCGAGGTGAAGGAGACGACGACACTCGAAGGACTGCCCGCCGTGATCCCGTCGATCAGCGGTCGCGGATGGATCACCGGCTTCCAACAGCTTGTCGTCGAGGCCGATGATCCGTTCCCCGCCGGTTACACCGTCGGCGACATCTGGGGCCGTGGGGTCGGTCGGACGACGGCCGGCACCGACGGCTGA
- a CDS encoding SDR family NAD(P)-dependent oxidoreductase, with translation MELQNRTIIVTGAAGGIGSAITAACARQGARVAAVDRVEPAIPDDIPADTVLPFLADLSESVGCAELIAEVADRLGAVDGLVNCAGVMRRGDLLEIDEDDWAATYAVNVDAVMRLCRAALPSLKTAESASIVNIASQWGLQPAGGHIAYNSSKAAVVSLTRSLARDFGAHGVRANSICPGEILTPMLQQKLDDHGIAESELASSIPLGRLGRPSEVAELTTFLLSDRASFISGAAVEIAGAQQVG, from the coding sequence ATGGAACTGCAGAATCGCACGATCATCGTCACCGGGGCGGCCGGCGGCATCGGCTCGGCCATCACCGCCGCCTGCGCCAGGCAGGGAGCTCGGGTGGCCGCAGTCGACCGTGTCGAACCCGCGATTCCGGACGATATCCCGGCCGACACGGTCCTACCGTTCCTCGCGGACCTCTCCGAGTCCGTCGGCTGCGCGGAGCTGATCGCCGAGGTGGCCGACCGCCTCGGCGCCGTCGATGGGCTCGTCAACTGCGCCGGGGTGATGCGCAGAGGTGACCTGCTCGAGATCGACGAGGACGATTGGGCGGCGACCTATGCCGTCAACGTCGACGCCGTCATGCGGCTGTGCCGGGCGGCGCTGCCCTCGCTCAAGACTGCCGAGTCTGCGTCGATCGTCAACATCGCCTCGCAGTGGGGACTGCAGCCGGCGGGCGGGCACATCGCCTACAACAGCTCGAAGGCCGCCGTTGTGTCGCTGACTCGCAGCCTGGCCCGGGATTTCGGCGCACACGGGGTGCGGGCCAATTCGATCTGCCCCGGTGAGATCCTCACCCCCATGCTGCAGCAGAAGCTCGATGACCACGGCATCGCCGAATCGGAACTCGCCTCGTCGATTCCGCTCGGGCGCCTCGGTCGACCCTCCGAGGTCGCCGAACTCACGACGTTTCTGCTCAGCGACCGTGCCTCGTTCATCTCCGGTGCGGCAGTCGAAATCGCCGGAGCTCAGCAGGTGGGATGA
- a CDS encoding SDR family NAD(P)-dependent oxidoreductase — protein sequence MSEHTTGPLQGRRILVTGASKGIGAAIARAVHRDGAEVAVHFNSDRTGAEALASELGDRVHLVHGDLSTREAATQVWSAASSAMGGVDTLVNNAGAWIASPLEAEDARADGNEAWAEGWDANMQLNLLSAADLCREALLTFREQGEGAVINMTSRSAHRGDDAEHLAYGAAKAGLLSLTKGIARGYGHLGVCAYAIAPGWVDTGLAAGAVSDEVLAGLPLREVTPPEDVAELVAFLASSRARHLTGSTIDVTGADYVR from the coding sequence ATGTCTGAACACACGACCGGCCCCTTGCAGGGCAGACGGATCCTCGTCACCGGAGCGTCGAAGGGAATCGGCGCCGCGATCGCCCGTGCCGTCCACCGCGACGGCGCTGAGGTGGCCGTCCATTTCAACTCCGACCGAACCGGCGCCGAGGCGCTCGCCTCCGAACTCGGCGATCGAGTCCACCTCGTCCACGGCGACCTGTCCACCCGCGAAGCTGCGACCCAGGTCTGGTCAGCAGCATCCTCGGCGATGGGCGGAGTCGACACCCTGGTCAACAATGCCGGTGCCTGGATCGCCTCACCGCTCGAAGCGGAGGACGCCCGAGCCGATGGGAACGAAGCGTGGGCAGAGGGGTGGGACGCGAACATGCAGCTCAACCTCCTCTCCGCGGCCGATCTCTGCCGGGAGGCACTGCTGACGTTTCGTGAACAGGGCGAGGGAGCGGTCATCAACATGACGAGCCGCTCGGCCCATCGCGGCGACGACGCCGAGCACCTGGCCTATGGTGCGGCCAAGGCCGGTCTGCTCAGCCTGACGAAGGGGATCGCGCGCGGCTACGGCCACCTCGGTGTGTGTGCCTATGCGATCGCACCGGGCTGGGTCGATACCGGACTGGCGGCCGGAGCCGTATCGGACGAAGTGCTGGCGGGTCTGCCCCTGCGCGAAGTCACCCCGCCGGAAGATGTGGCCGAACTCGTCGCGTTCCTCGCCTCGAGCCGGGCTCGCCACCTGACCGGCTCGACCATCGACGTCACAGGCGCGGACTACGTGCGCTGA
- a CDS encoding amino acid ABC transporter ATP-binding protein — translation MNETSTAAAGSPPSDDSQTSTSRAHAGRAISANIGDVLVSCRGLRKSFGDREVMKSIDFDMRAGDITVIIGRSGSGKSTLLRAIAGLTDPDDGEMTFDGEVVFSEQKRTPAWKQVDSHVGMIFQSYTLWPHMDVLKNLTLAPRKRLGMSESESLERAEKALAEVGMSDHIRSKPVQLSGGERQRVAIARALMMQPKLLLCDEITSALDPPVAAEVLDVLRRLKEEEGIAVALVTHDMAFASKAADRVVFFHEGEIAVNATPDEAFNHTEDPELKKFVEAVRF, via the coding sequence ATGAATGAGACCTCGACTGCCGCTGCGGGTTCGCCTCCGAGCGACGACAGTCAGACGAGCACGTCTCGCGCACATGCCGGCCGAGCGATCTCGGCGAACATCGGCGATGTGCTCGTCTCCTGCCGTGGTCTGCGCAAGAGCTTCGGCGATCGGGAGGTGATGAAGAGCATCGACTTCGATATGCGCGCGGGCGATATCACCGTCATCATCGGCCGTTCGGGATCGGGGAAGTCGACTCTGCTGCGCGCGATCGCCGGTCTGACCGACCCGGACGATGGGGAGATGACCTTCGACGGTGAAGTGGTCTTCTCGGAGCAGAAGCGGACACCGGCCTGGAAACAGGTCGACTCCCATGTGGGCATGATCTTCCAGAGCTACACATTGTGGCCCCATATGGACGTGCTCAAGAACCTCACACTGGCGCCGAGGAAGCGCCTCGGCATGTCCGAGAGCGAATCTCTCGAACGCGCCGAGAAGGCCCTTGCCGAGGTGGGGATGTCCGATCACATCCGGTCGAAGCCCGTCCAGCTCTCCGGCGGTGAGCGCCAGCGGGTGGCTATCGCCAGGGCGCTGATGATGCAGCCGAAGCTGCTGCTCTGTGACGAGATCACCTCGGCGCTCGATCCTCCGGTCGCCGCCGAGGTCCTCGATGTCCTCCGCCGGCTCAAGGAAGAGGAGGGCATCGCCGTCGCACTCGTCACCCACGACATGGCCTTCGCCTCGAAGGCCGCAGACCGTGTGGTGTTCTTCCACGAAGGAGAGATCGCGGTGAACGCGACGCCGGACGAGGCTTTCAACCACACCGAAGACCCCGAACTGAAGAAGTTCGTCGAAGCGGTGCGGTTCTGA